One Ilumatobacter fluminis genomic window, CACGCACAGTTCGAGACCATCCACCCGTTCACCGACGGCAACGGTCGCACCGGCCGTGCGCTACTCCACGCGATCTTCCGGGCGAAGGGCCTGACACGTCACGTCGCCGTGCCCGTCTCCTCCGGACTGCTCGTCGACGTCGACCGCTACTTCGACGCTCTCGACGCGTACCGCAACGGCGAACCCGTTCCGATCATCGAACGTGTCTCGGAGGCGATCCACGCGGCCGTCGTGAACGGACGTGCCCTCGTCGAGAGCGTCCGATCGATCCGGCAGCGCTGGAGCGACGGACTCGTCGCCCGACCGCAGGCCACCGTCTGGCGTGCGCTCGACGTCATCGTCCGCCAACCCGTGCTCGACTCGGCGTTGCTGCAGCGAGCGATCGACGTGCGGGCCCAGGCGGCCGATGACGCCATCGGGCGCCTCGTCGACATCGGCGCACTCGAACAGGTCACCGTCGGCCGCCGCAACCGGAAGTACGCCGCTCCGGAGATCCTCGCCGCACTCGACGACTTCGCCGACCGGGGCGGACGCCGAACGCCGCCCGCGTAACCACATCGTCGACGCGGCGACGCTCCGACTGCGGTCGCACGAGAGGCCGTCGTTACGTTCGGAGACACGGTCACGACCCACGGAGGCAACACGTGAACTTCGATCTGCCCGACGACCTGGCGGCCTATCTCGACGAGCTCGACGACTTCATCGAGCAGGTCATCAAGCCGATGGAGGAGCGCGACGACAACATCCGCTTCTTCGACCACCGCCGCGAAGACGCCCGTACCGACTGGGAACGCGGTGGCCTCCCCAACGACGAGTGGTACGCGCTCCTGCGCGAAGCGAAGCTCGCCGCCGACGACGCCGGCCACTTCCGGTACGCGCTCCCGAGCGAATTCGGCGGCAAGGACGGCACGAACCTCGGCATGGCCGTGATCCGTGAGCACCTCGCCCGCAAGGGCCTCGGCCTCCACAACGACCTGCAGAACGAACACAGCATCGTCGGCAACAACGTCGGCCTGCTCCTGATGATGCACTACGGCACCGACGAGCAGAAGGCCGAGTGGATGGAGCCGCTCGCCCGACTCGAGACCGGCTTCGCGTTCGGCATCACCGAACTCGACCACGGCTCCGACGCCACCCACATGGACACCCGCGCCGTCCGCGACGGCGACGACTGGATCATCAACGGCAACAAGACGTGGAACACCGGCATCGACACGGCGCCCTACGACCTGATCTTCGCCCGCACCAGCGGCGAGGACGGCGACGGCACCGGCATCACCGCCTTCCTCGTCCCGACCGACTCGCCGGGGTTCGAGATCGAGGAGTTCCTGTGGACGTTCAACATGCCGACCGACCACGCCACGATCTCGCTCACCGACGTGCGCGTGCCGAACTCGGCGATCTTCGGCGGTGAGGGCAAGGGCCTGCAGGTCGTGCAGCACTTCTTCAACGAGAACCGCATCCGCCAAGCCGCCTCCAGCCTCGGCGCAGCGGAGTTCTGCATCGACCAGTCGATCGAGTACGCCAAGGAACGCAAGCCGTTCGGCAAGCCGCTGTCGCAGAACCAGGCGATCCAGTTCCCCCTCGTCGAACTACAGACCCAGTGCGAGATGCTGCGGGCCCTCATCCAGAAGACGGCGTGGCAGATGGACACCTACGGCGTGTGGTCGGTGTCGGACAAGGTCTCGATGTGCAACTACTGGTCGAACCGGTTGTGCTGTGAAGCGGCCGACCGGGCGATGCAGGTGCACGGCGGCCTCGGCTACTCCCGCCACAAGCCGTTCGAGCACATCTACCGACACCACCGCCGCTACCGGATCACCGAAGGCACCGAGGAGATCCAGATGCGACGCGTCGCCGGCTACATGTTCGGCTACATGGGCCAGCGCGCCCCGAAGGGCGTCAAGGAGTAGCGCAACGCCGAGGCTGCCGTTTGAGCAGGGCGGGTGACGGGCACACCGGAACGTGTGACCACGTCCGTTCCCGATCTCGTCGCCGCCATCGGACCCCGAGTCCGCACCTCTCCGTTCTTCCCGGCCACCGTACGCGCCGGCGTCACGGCCGTGTCGACGTACAACCACATGTGGCTCCCGATGAGCTACGGCGACCCGGAGCGTGAGTACGAGCGCCTCACCACCGGCGTGTCGATGTGGGACGTCGCTGCTCAGCGCCACACCGAGGTGAGCGGACCCGACGCCGACGCCGTCGTCGAACTCGTCACGGCCGTCGACACGAGCGACACCGACCGGTGCCGTGCGATCTACGCACCGATGTGCGACCACGACGGTCGCCTCATCAACGACCCGGTCCTGTTCCACTGGCACGACGGAACGTGGCGCTTCTCGATCTCCGACTCCGACGTGCGCCTCTGGCTCCAGGCGATCATCCGCGCCCACGAGTTCCGCGCTCAGGTCGCCGAGCTCGACACCGCCACACTCGCCATCCAAGGACCGAAGGCGGGCGACGTGATCGACGCACTCGGCTTCGGATGGTTCGACGAACTCGACCAGTTCGAGCAGCGGCCCACCCCGATGCGGCTCGACGACGGGCCCGCCGTCGAGGTGGTCGTCAGCAAGTCGGGCTGGAGCACCCAAGGCGGCTGCGAGATCTTCCTCGACGACGCGACGCGGGCGGTCGACCTGTGGAACACCGTCTCCGCCGCCGGCGAACCGTTCGACATCGGACCGGGCGCACCGAACGCGACCGAGCGGATCGAGAACGTGCTCCTGTCGTACGGGACCGACACCGGCTACGACGCCGACCCGATCGAACTCGGCCTCACCGACCACCTCGATCTCGACCGCCCCGACTTCATCGGACAGGCGGCCCTGCGTCGCATCCGCGACGACGGACCGAAGCGACGTCTGCGAGGTGTCGTGATCGACGGCGACGACATCGGCGTGCTGCAGCAACCCGTGCCGTTCACGATCGGCGGCGACCGCGTCGGGCTGCTCCGTGCGGCGACCCACTCGCCCCGGTTCGAGAGCAACATCGGACTCGCTCTGCTCGACGCCTCCTGCACACCCGGCGACGTCGGATCGGTCGAGCTCGACGACGGGCAGCGCACCGCACGGCTGGTCGAGCTGCCGTTCGCCGACTCGCTCGAAGACTGAGCCCGACGTGACGGCGGCACCGTGCCCGAAACACATGGTCCACGGACCGTGCGGTGGGGTCACACCCGACCTCGGGTGCGAAGTCGACGGCCGCCCGTGCCCGTTCGTCGATGCCGTGGTGACCGAGGCCGCCGTCGAGGTCATACACCGGGCGCGCCCGGTCGACCTCGGACGCTTCGTGATCGATCTGCGTCTCCCGACCGACGACGCGGTCTTGGCCGAGGTCGCCGCCATCTACCGAGACGTGGGTGCGATCGTGCTGGTGGGCGAACACGTCGACGACCCCGACGACGCGGCACCCCATCATCACGCCGACCGGCTCGCCGAGATGGGCCTGCCGTGCGTGGTCACCGTCACCGGACGTCGCCGCTCACCCGACCAGCACCGTGCCGAGATCGAGCGACTCGTCGCCGCCGGGGTGCGTGCCGTGCACTGCATCACCGGCGACCACCCGGCCGCGCGTTTCGGACCGGACGCGACGGCCACGTTCACCCTCGACGGGGCCCAGCTCGCCGGGATCGCACGATCCGCGGGCGCTCACGTCTCCGTCGCCGAGAGCCCGATCGCCCCACCCGGCGATCGGCGCGCCGAACGCGTGGCGATGAAGGAGCGCGCCGGCGCCGACGTCGTCATCCTCAACCACGCCGGTGCGCCGCAGGCGGTCGCCGAGTTCGCAGACGGGTGCGGTGCGGCCGGTGCCTCGCTCGCCGTCGTCGCCCCGGTCCCGGTGATGACCGATGTGTCGTCGGCGCGAGCACTGTCGCAGTTCCCCGGCGTCGCGCTGCCCGACGGCCTGGCCGACCGGATCTTGGCCAGCGACGATCCCGTCGAGACAGGCGTCGCCGCCGCCGTCGAGCTCGGCGACGAACTGCTCTCCGATGACCGGTTCGCGGCGATCAACCTGTCGGGCTCCGCAACAGCGGCCGGCCCGGTCGAGCGCGCCCGCCTCATGGCGTCGGTCGCCGAGCGCCTCCGCTGAATCGGATTCGCCTCGTGTGGCCCGAGCGGGTGACACGTGTACCTCGGTACACATCAGCGTTATCACACCTTGTGGTCGGTTGACCACTCTGGTACAACTGCATGAGGCGGAAGCGTGCCGAGACCACGGCACGCCGACGGGACGGGAGAACACAATGGCAGGGATTCGCCGCGGCATCGCCGTGGCAACACTGATGGCCGGATGCCTGGTGGGGGCATCCACGGCCGACGCGGCTGACGACGAGTCGGCCGCAGGCGTCGACGCCGGCCGAGCCGGCGCATCGAGCGCCATCGCCGACGGCGAGGTCGAACTCGGCGCCTCGCTCGCAGCAGCAACCGCGTTGGCACTCGGTCTCGCCTGCGTCGCCGCGACGCGACGCACCCAGGACGAACCCCGCCGCGAACGCATCAACTGGTGACCGGACGGACCGTGGCGTGTCCGAACGACGGGCACGCCACGGTCCGGCCGGCCACCACCACTACTTCTTCTTCCCCTTGCCGTTGCCGTTGCCCGGCTCGCCGTCGGTGCCGGCGCTCTGGTGGGGAACCTGGATGTTGCCGCCCTCGAGGTCGGGGGCGTTCGGGTGTGCGGCCCGGTCGAGCGTCATCTCCGGCACCAGCGAGCGGTCCTTGTTCCGCAGCTCGACCCACAGGTTGTCGTCTTCGGGTTCGCCTCGATCCTCGACGTAGAGCACGATCTGGTGGTTGCCCTCGGGCTCCGCGGCGTCGGCCGCTTGGTACGTCGCCTTCGCCGTGATCGACGCCCAACCGAACGGGGTGCCGTCGGCGTCGGCGAACGAGCCGATCGCCAGCGCCTCGATCGAGTTCGACTTGATGCGCATGATCGAACCGTCCTCGAGGTGACGGATCATCAGCACGGTGCCCTGTGCGTTCGTGGCCTTGCGGTTGTACTTGAGCGTGAAACCGAAGTTGGTCCGGTCGCCGGCGTACCCCGTTGCCTCGTCGGACGTCCCGGGCCAGTAGAACCAGCCACCTCCGGTCGCGAAGCCGAGGCTCGGGTCGGACACGGTCACCACGTCCTCACCGAAGCCGGTCCAGTATTCGCCGTACACCGTGACCTGAGCGTGGTACGTGTTGACCTCGACATCGTCGAAGTCGCACGTCACGATCAGGTGCTGGTCGTAGCCGTCGCCGACCGGATCGACCGACTCGTGTCGGCACTCGACCTCCGGTGACGCCGTCCCCGGACCCACCGCCGACAGCTTCATCCTCACGATCGCCCGCTCGATGTCACCGGGGTGCGCTCCGAACTCGGCCAAGTCGGGGACGAGTTCGGAGATGTCGGCGCGCAGCGTGAACGCCGGGCTGTCGCCGCCCGGTGCGTCGACGCGGACGTCGATCGGGTTCGAGGTCGGGAAGTCGACCACGGCGTCCTCAGGGATCACGACCAGTTCGGTCGTCACCGACGTGGCGAGGGTGTCGTCGTCGACGACGGTCACCTCGATCTGGTACCTGCCGGCACCGAGGTCGACGATGCCGTTGACCTCCCACGTGCACTCCTGCCGGTCGCCAGCGACCGGAGCGCATCCGACGGTGTCGAGCCGGAGCCCGCCGAACGGCAGCGTCGCGGCGCTGTCGCCGTCCGGGGTGATCGTCGCCGAAGCCTGCAGTACGTCGAGCGAGACGTCCGACGCCGTCACGGTCACGGTGCCGAGCTCGTCGCTGTACTGCACCGTCTGCGTGGCTCGGTCCCGATCGACGACCGGCGCCACGTCGTTCACCGTCTCGGCGGTGCCGCCGACTCCGACGTCGCCATCGGGGATGTCGGTGATCGTGACGGCGATGTCGTACACGTCGGCCGGGGTGCTCGTCGGATCGTCGTCGCGATAGGTGTGCGGCACGACGATCGCTCGGGTCGGGACCCCCGGCGTCACCGGGAGCTCGGCGTCGATGGTGAGATCGGCGTCGTCGACCCCCAGGCCGTCGTCGGCACGATCGACCAGGATGCCGAGCCCGGTCACCGTCCAGATCTCGTCGATCGCCGTGTTGCCGTTGCGTGCGTCCCACGTGATCGCGAGCTGGTGGCTGTCGAGCGTGCCGGGGTCGTTCCACGAGAAGGTGTAGAGCTGCTCGACGCCCTCGTCGATCACGCCGCCCGGCACGATGCCGGTGATCGTCGGGGCGACGTTGACGACCGGCAGGTCGTACGTTCCCGAACCCGTGCCGCCGTCCTTGTCGACGACCGTCACCTCGATGTCGGCCACCTCGTCGAGCGGATTCTGCAGGTACTGATGGGTGAACGTCGTCGAGGTGACGCCGGCGGCGAGGGAGTTGGTGTCGCTCGACCCGTCACCCCATTCGATCGTCACGTCGTGGGTGTCGAGCACGCCCGGATCGGTGAACGACACCTCGACCGACACCGAGTCGTTCTCGGCGATCGACGCCGGAGTCGGTACGACGGTGACACCGCTCGGATCGACGTTGAGCGCCGTCACGGCGACCGACAGGGTCTGACCGACGAACGGGTCGGTCATCGACACGGTCTTCGTCTCCGCCGCGCTCGGCGACGGGCCGTCGTCGGCGTAGGTGTGGCTCGTCGACGCCGACGTCGCGCCGATCGGCACGGTCAGTGAACCGGACGTGCCGTCACCCCACGTCACCGACACGGTGCGGGCCTCGGCGACGGGACGGTCGTAGGTCAGTGTGGCCGTGGCGACGTTGCCCTCGTGCACCACGTTCGGGCTGCCGCCCGGCTCGACCACCGTCAGGGCCGCCATCCGGGCCGGGACGGTCACGCCCGGACGGACGATCTCGTTCCCGAAGAAGGCAGCGAGTTGTCCGGCCGACCAGCAGGTCGACGGCGTGGTGCCGCCGAGTGCGTCGATCACCGACGTTGCGAGGTTGGAGGCGTTCTTGGCGAACACGTCACCGTTGACGCCGAAGTCCCACTGCACGCTGGCGCCGACGTCCTGGCTGAACAGTACGACGAACAGGCCGAGTTGTATCTCGTTCGTGTAGCCCGAACCGAGGTCGCCGAGTGTGCCGGCGCGCCAGTCGAACGAGGCGCACTCGAGTCTGAACAGGTCACCGCTCAGCACGAGCGACGAGAGGTCGTTCGCGAGTTCGGTCGCGTCGATCGCGAGGTCGATGCCGGCGATCACCGAGTCGATGATCGGATCGATGATGTAGCGGTCGAGGATTTGATCGAGTGTGCAGGTGCTGCCGAGCCCGAGGGTGCTGCACAGACCCGGGATGTAGAAGGGCTCGTGCAGGAAGCAGAAGCCGTTCGGATAGCCCGATGCACTCGTCTTCGTCTTGCCGCTCGGGCCGTAGCCCCATTGCGGCCATCCACAGACCCAGTCGCCGTCGATGTTCTTCGTCTCGATCCCCGGCAACCCGAAGTACGTACCGTTCAGCAGGAAGCTCAGCCGGGCGTTGACCTCGGAGTCGCTGGCGCCGTCGAGCATGTCGTCGATGACGTCGATGATCGTGTCGATGTTCGAGTCGGCGTCGTACTCCCTGAGGAGCCGCTTCGCCTTCGAGAACTGGTTGTTCCGCAGCGCCGATGCGATGTTCTGGATGTCGCGCAGCCCATCGGTGAGCTCGGCCAGATCGGAGCTGACGGTCGACTGCAGGTCGGAGGCGAAGTCGAGTTCGGGAGCGACCTCACTGTTCGCCAACTCGACATGCAGTGCGAAGTTGTTGTCCGGGATCGTGCCGTCACCGAACAGGTCGGTCAAGCCGGCGGTGTTCGCGGTGAACTGGCCGGCGACGAGCATCTTGTAGTTCATGGCCGGGAGCGCGGACGTGACCTGTCCGTACAGCTTCACGTCGGCGCCCGACAGCGTCGCCGTCAGCTTGGCGTTGAAGTCGCCGTTGGCCCACGCGTCGCAGTAGGCGCCGAGCGAACAACCGCTGCTCGACTCGGTTCCGCCGAGCGCCGCGCCGCCGTAGAAGTGGATGAACGCGCCGCCGGTGGTGACCTCGAACCGGAGCGAAACGCCGCGTCCGTCCTCGCCGGTCTCGCCGACGGCGGGAGCCAGCACGTGGACCGGGCCGGCGTCGAACGCAGCGATGAACGCGTCGCCGACGAGGCCTCGATCGTTGACCGCCAGCCGGATGCCGGCGACACAGCCGGCTTCGATGTCGTCCTGGTCGCATGCAGCCGTCGGCGCGGGTGACAGTTGACCGAACGTGGCCGACGTCGGGTTGGCGTCACAGCTGAACAGCGGCAGATCCGACGGCCCAGGGTCGTCGCTGATGTAGAGGTCGCCGCTCAGGACGAAGCCCGCCTGGATGCAGAGCGGTTGGATGTCGTCGGTGCCGATGTTGATCGCGGCGTTCCGCAACGACACGCCGGGCAGTTCGATGCCGTCGGGGACGTCCTGGCCGGACACCCACTCGTAGATCTCGACCATGTTGTCGAGCGACACCTGTGCGACGTTCAGCCGCATGCCGTTGAACTCGACGAGGTTGGGCAGGAAGCCGAGTTCGAGCGCAGCGCTGAACGGGATGTTCGGCGTCGTCTCGATCGATCCGCTGAAGGCGCCTCCCAGGGTCACCGAGGTGCCGGACGAGCCGGACTCGATGCCGAGGGTCGCGGTGACCTGGCCGATCGCGAACTTGTCGAAGCCCATCGGGCGCCAGCCGTCCGGGTTCGGGTCACCCGACTCCAGGATCGACTGCGCATCGCCGATCAGGTCGACGGCGACGCCGTCCGGCCCTGCCTCGATCGATGCGCTCACCAGCAGACGCAACAGGTCGTTGCAGTACGTCTCGCCGGCGGTGAAGCCGCCCGTGCCGTCGCGTTCCACCTTCTTCACGCCGCCGCGGGCGCAGTCGGCGGCGCCGGCGGGAGCGAGCGTGTTGGCGGCGATCGCGCCACTGTTCCCGGCGAACATCGCTGCGGCCTGATCGCCCGACAGGCCCTGCTTCACGGCCACGTCCATCGTGCCGAGCATGCCGAGTTGGAAGCCGGACAGGCCGCTCGTCATCGACAGGCCGAGCGAAGCATCGTGCAGCCATGTGGGGCGGTCGGCGACCGACGCATCGAGGAGGCTCACCCCGAGGGTGAGGCCGACATCGGTCATCGACGAGCCGGGGATCGGGATCGTGCCGGTGATCGTGACCCTCGAATCGAAGCCGATCGCGCCGAGCAACCCCAGCGCGTCGGCACACGCCTGGGAGCCCGGATCGCTCGTGCAGGCCGACGTGTCGGACTGCGCGCCGATCGGGTGCGGCATGACGAAGGAGCCGGCCGTCGTCAGCCCCTGCGGCACGATGAACGAGGTCGCCGGCTGATAGTCGGTCCGGAACGAGCAGATCGTGCACGAACCGGTGAGCGAGGTGCTGTCGGTCAGCGCCTCGTTGCTGCCGTCGTACCCCCACAGCGGCATGAGCCACTGGGCGACGTTCGTCGTGACCGTCTGCCGGGTGTTGAGTGTCGGGCACGGGTCGGCCGACACGCTGCAGGGGTCGCCACCGATCCGTGCGCGATCGGTCGAGAAGACGACGCCGAACCCGACGGTGGGATCGTCGGCGTCGTACACCGCCACGTCGAAGGCGGCGTCGAGACCGGGAACGATGTCGGACAGCATGATGTCGTCGCCCGCGGCACCGTCGCCGCCGATCGGGCGCTCGGACGGGCTCACACCGACCATCGCCGAGGGCGTCGTGCCGAGGTCGGCGAACACCATGAGGCTCGCCAGCACCGTCGCGTCGCCGTCGAACACGGAGGTTTCGAGCTTGCCGGTCGCGCCGACTCGGAACACGTCGGCGGCGATCGAGATCGAGACGACCGGGTTCGAGATCGACGTCGTTCGGAACGAGGGTGGGATGTCGCCGGAGTTCAACAGCGAGCTGCCGAACATGGTCTCCAGCCCGGCGACGTCGAGGTCGGGGAACGTCGCCGTCAACCCCACTGCCGGGGCGCCGTCGCTGAGCGACGGCGTGATCGCGAACGTGACACTGTCCCCGTCGACGGTCGCGGTGCCGGTCAGTGCAGCACTGAAGTTGGTGCCGTTCTTCGTGAACTGTGCGGCGACGTCGATGTCGATCGACGTGTTCGGCACGGTGAAGGTGTCGATCGTGCCGCCGACCCGGATGATCGACGGCGTCACCGTCTCACCGAGGTTCTGCGACACGTACAGGTCGGGGCCGAACCCGACCGGTGTCTCGAACACGTGCGGCACGGTCGCGTCCCAGCTCGAGCCGGCTCCGCTCACCTGCACGTTCTCGGACGCCTGGTTGTAGTTGACGTCGAACGTCCAGTCGGCGCTGCCGCTCGACAGCGCGAGCGTGACCGGGTCGGACGTCCACGACGGCCCGGTCGCCGTGGCGGTCACGTCGAGGTCGAGCGCGGCGAGCACGGCACGCCCGACCGACCCGGCGTGCTGGCCAGTCAGGTCGCTGACCGACGCAGCGACCACGCCTCGCACGGCCATGCCGGTCTGGCCGTCGGCGCCGACGATGTCGACGATCTCGTCCCATCCTGCTCCGGCGTCGAAGTCGCCCGCGATCGACACGGCGCCGCCACTCGTATCGGCCAGCGGCGCCGGAACGGTCGCCTCGCCGAGTGCCTCCGCGACGAAGTCGGCTGACTCGCCCGGGAGGGCGTCGATGTCGCCGGCGCCGTCGAACGCGACGACGCCGATCGTGTCGGCGACCAGATCGGCGACGCCGGCCTTGCCGTCGACGAGCGGCAGCAGTTCGCCGAGCGTGGCTCGGTCGGCGGGGTCACTCACGTGCATGGCGACCACCAGTGCCGCTGCGTCACCGGGCGTCGCCGCCTCGGCGTGCACCACGATGTCGACGGCGAGCCCGGACGTGCCGGGCAGGGTCGCGTTGGCGGCGACCGTGAAGGCGTCGTCGGTCACGAGCACGGCCGACCCGACGGCCTCGAGGCTGATGCCGGTGAACGCACTCGAGTCGAACGCGTCGACGAAGTCGGTGCCGGTTCCGTAGCTGTTGCCGTCGACGTCGATCTCGTCGAGCAACGCCTCCACCGAGGTGTCGGCGGCGAGCGGCACCTGGCCGGTGCCCAACGTCGGGAGCGCGGCGCTCCGCCCGCCCGAGGTGAGTACCGCGACCAAGATCGCCGCCAACGGCAGCACGAACAGCCCCGTCCGCCACCACTGCCCCGAACGTCGTCCGCTCCGTCCGTCTCCCATTGCGCGCCCCTTTCGGCCCGTGTCCGCCTGTCCCTGGCGAGCACAGTACGAACGCCGCTGCGTACGGTCATCCGTAACGAGTTACGTAGACGCGAGCGTCACGATTCCCGTCGACGACGAGGTGCTCGACCGAGATCACTAGATTTGTCCTGTGCTTGTGGGGAGGTCCGAGGCGGTCGGGATGGCGCACGTCGTCGTCGACGACCCCGATCGGTCGGGCGTGCTCATCACCGGTGGCGCCGGTGTCGGCAAGAGCTACCTCGCCCGCCACCTCGTCGACGAACACGAACGCGCCGGTGGAGCCGCACGCCGCGTCTACGCCTCGACCTTCAGTGGAGAGTTACCACTCGGGGCCGTTGCCGCCGGGTTCTCACCGTCCGACGCCTACACCGGTGTCGCCCCGACGCTCACCATCAAGCGTGCGCTCGAAGCCGAGGCCGGGCCGACCATGATCCTCGTCGACGACATCGACCAGCTCGACGACGCCAGTGCCGCAGTGCTCGTCGAGGTCGCCGACGCCGGGCTCGCCAGCCTCGTCCTGACCGCCCGATCCGGCGCGCGTGTGCCGCCACCGATCGAACGAGCACTCGTCGCGGAATCCATCGTGGCGATCGAGTGCCCCGATCTCGACGAGGCGGCCACCGCCGAACTCGTCAGGGTCCGACTCGGCGCCGAGGTGGCACCGGCCACGGCCCGGACGGTCTACGAGGTGACCTGCGGCAATCCGCTGTACGTGCGTGAGCTGCTCGAAGCGGCTCGCAGCGACGGGATGCTCCGTGCCGGCCCGACCGGAACCGAGCTGACGGGGATCCCCGGGGCGTCGACGCGGCTGGTCGACCTGCTCGAGCGGCGACTGCGGTCGTTGTCGCCCCCGGAGCGCGACGCACTCCGCTACATCGCCGTCGTCGGCCCGATCAGTCACGGCGTCCTGCTCAGCTTCGTCGAGCCCGAGCTGCTCGAGTCGCTCGAAGAACGCGGGTTGGTCTCGAC contains:
- a CDS encoding acyl-CoA dehydrogenase family protein, which gives rise to MNFDLPDDLAAYLDELDDFIEQVIKPMEERDDNIRFFDHRREDARTDWERGGLPNDEWYALLREAKLAADDAGHFRYALPSEFGGKDGTNLGMAVIREHLARKGLGLHNDLQNEHSIVGNNVGLLLMMHYGTDEQKAEWMEPLARLETGFAFGITELDHGSDATHMDTRAVRDGDDWIINGNKTWNTGIDTAPYDLIFARTSGEDGDGTGITAFLVPTDSPGFEIEEFLWTFNMPTDHATISLTDVRVPNSAIFGGEGKGLQVVQHFFNENRIRQAASSLGAAEFCIDQSIEYAKERKPFGKPLSQNQAIQFPLVELQTQCEMLRALIQKTAWQMDTYGVWSVSDKVSMCNYWSNRLCCEAADRAMQVHGGLGYSRHKPFEHIYRHHRRYRITEGTEEIQMRRVAGYMFGYMGQRAPKGVKE
- a CDS encoding glycine cleavage T C-terminal barrel domain-containing protein — its product is MTTSVPDLVAAIGPRVRTSPFFPATVRAGVTAVSTYNHMWLPMSYGDPEREYERLTTGVSMWDVAAQRHTEVSGPDADAVVELVTAVDTSDTDRCRAIYAPMCDHDGRLINDPVLFHWHDGTWRFSISDSDVRLWLQAIIRAHEFRAQVAELDTATLAIQGPKAGDVIDALGFGWFDELDQFEQRPTPMRLDDGPAVEVVVSKSGWSTQGGCEIFLDDATRAVDLWNTVSAAGEPFDIGPGAPNATERIENVLLSYGTDTGYDADPIELGLTDHLDLDRPDFIGQAALRRIRDDGPKRRLRGVVIDGDDIGVLQQPVPFTIGGDRVGLLRAATHSPRFESNIGLALLDASCTPGDVGSVELDDGQRTARLVELPFADSLED
- a CDS encoding methylenetetrahydrofolate reductase, which gives rise to MVHGPCGGVTPDLGCEVDGRPCPFVDAVVTEAAVEVIHRARPVDLGRFVIDLRLPTDDAVLAEVAAIYRDVGAIVLVGEHVDDPDDAAPHHHADRLAEMGLPCVVTVTGRRRSPDQHRAEIERLVAAGVRAVHCITGDHPAARFGPDATATFTLDGAQLAGIARSAGAHVSVAESPIAPPGDRRAERVAMKERAGADVVILNHAGAPQAVAEFADGCGAAGASLAVVAPVPVMTDVSSARALSQFPGVALPDGLADRILASDDPVETGVAAAVELGDELLSDDRFAAINLSGSATAAGPVERARLMASVAERLR